Proteins encoded by one window of Nocardia goodfellowii:
- a CDS encoding TetR/AcrR family transcriptional regulator — MADETSKDSTRPRSRRMPSSAERLRDAERTRGRLLAAALDVFAAKGFAGARVQEIADRAGVNKQLITYYFGGKDGLYQALQQQWLQAEGDFAAPDLPLDKLVAAYLHNGFDDSRMSRLLAWEGLAEAGGAPPAAYDPEDLSDLRRRQAEGQFPADIDPGVFLLVVMGAAMVPTVLPQVVRRVTGLDPTSPEFQRRYTEHVQRIIRHLSE; from the coding sequence ATGGCTGACGAGACGTCGAAGGACAGCACCCGCCCCCGGTCCCGGCGCATGCCCAGCTCGGCGGAACGCCTGCGCGATGCCGAGCGCACCCGAGGCCGACTGCTCGCCGCGGCCCTGGATGTGTTCGCCGCCAAAGGTTTCGCCGGCGCCCGGGTCCAGGAGATCGCCGACCGGGCGGGCGTGAACAAGCAGCTCATCACGTATTACTTCGGCGGCAAGGACGGCCTCTATCAGGCCTTGCAACAGCAGTGGCTACAGGCCGAGGGAGACTTCGCGGCACCCGATCTGCCCCTGGACAAGCTGGTCGCCGCCTATCTGCACAACGGCTTCGACGACTCACGCATGAGCCGGTTGCTGGCATGGGAGGGCCTCGCCGAAGCCGGCGGCGCGCCGCCCGCCGCGTACGACCCCGAAGACCTCTCCGATCTGCGCCGCCGCCAAGCGGAGGGACAATTTCCCGCCGACATCGATCCCGGTGTCTTCTTGCTGGTTGTCATGGGCGCGGCGATGGTCCCCACCGTGCTGCCGCAGGTTGTGCGTCGCGTCACGGGTTTGGACCCGACCTCGCCGGAATTCCAGCGCAGGTATACCGAGCACGTGCAGCGCATCATCCGTCATCTGAGCGAGTGA
- a CDS encoding M20/M25/M40 family metallo-hydrolase: protein MRIGQRLSGFLAFAFLLAVIGATAWEQQPHGHEPESAPAEVFSAGRAFRVVEAIAQRPHPVGTAEHARVRDDLVDRLRDLGLETEIQAGIGRYPGALVRDVLGMGRVQNIIARLPGTNSTGTIYLAAHYDSVASSPGANDDGVGVAAVLETLRALRSSGTTLRNDVVALLTDAEEVGLLGAEAFVAASPELRGDVIINHEARGAGGPVFMWRSTRPDGGLIRAVATIPHPNADSLSTALAGAQTSSNTDFTSFEPGGPQVLDFAYAGRSAYYHNRLDDPAHVPLATLQQMGDNTLALTRELGDRDLTAPTADDNPAYFALPFGVLVVLPLWVIIALAVVSVLAGGWVIWRVRQAGETSLKRVIASAVLLLVAVPIAMAAVYGHWEVVKTIRPEYQPLFVDPYRPEFYYAAVIVLSAGVLAAWFALSRRRLGSSATAAGLLCCLSVLSAVFAVAAPAAAQVLVIPTVAAALGVSATFVIPDRWRLPVLTLSLIPAALFLGGLWAALQTGITAAPFLTAPTIILLGSLLTLTLTHTWPAERGWTIPATAVVLAAALTAAGLAVDRSDDQHPLNSQLIYALDADSNQARWLSRVMPDRWTERFVDDTTPEPRFSALWSDAVASGPAIAQALPPPTVEIDSDTADSGRRTLRLRLHSQRAAPSIALRYSTVPHSLRVAGRDVNTVPTKGIQFYAPPGEGLEVELTAPAGPLELTVVDYNYLPVSGIEPYGTQPDDVYLRQDSTSAVFTTTALG, encoded by the coding sequence GTGCGGATAGGACAACGGCTTTCCGGTTTCCTGGCATTCGCGTTCCTGCTGGCTGTCATCGGCGCCACCGCCTGGGAGCAGCAACCGCATGGCCATGAGCCCGAGTCGGCGCCCGCCGAGGTGTTCAGCGCGGGCCGCGCCTTCCGGGTCGTGGAGGCAATCGCGCAACGGCCGCACCCCGTCGGCACGGCCGAACATGCCCGAGTCCGTGATGATCTCGTAGACCGGTTGCGAGACCTTGGGCTAGAGACCGAGATTCAGGCGGGCATCGGGCGTTATCCCGGTGCGCTCGTGCGTGATGTCCTGGGTATGGGGCGGGTGCAGAACATCATCGCGCGACTTCCCGGCACCAACTCCACCGGAACGATTTACCTTGCCGCGCACTACGATTCGGTCGCGTCCAGTCCGGGCGCGAACGACGACGGTGTCGGGGTCGCGGCCGTGCTGGAAACCCTGCGCGCGCTCCGTTCGAGCGGCACGACCCTGCGCAACGACGTGGTGGCCCTCCTGACCGATGCCGAGGAGGTCGGCCTGCTCGGCGCCGAAGCCTTCGTCGCCGCGAGCCCGGAGCTGCGCGGTGACGTGATCATCAATCACGAAGCGCGAGGCGCGGGCGGCCCGGTGTTCATGTGGCGGTCCACCCGGCCCGACGGCGGCCTGATCCGCGCGGTCGCGACCATCCCGCACCCGAACGCCGACTCGCTGTCCACGGCGCTGGCCGGTGCGCAGACCTCCAGCAATACCGATTTCACGTCCTTCGAGCCGGGCGGTCCGCAGGTGCTGGACTTCGCCTACGCCGGTCGCAGCGCCTACTACCACAACCGGCTGGACGACCCGGCCCATGTCCCGCTCGCGACATTGCAGCAGATGGGAGACAACACCCTCGCCCTGACCCGCGAACTCGGCGACCGCGATCTCACCGCTCCGACCGCCGACGACAATCCCGCCTACTTCGCCCTGCCCTTCGGGGTGCTGGTCGTGCTGCCGCTCTGGGTGATCATCGCGCTCGCCGTGGTCAGCGTGCTGGCGGGTGGCTGGGTCATTTGGCGGGTCCGGCAGGCCGGAGAAACCAGCCTGAAACGCGTAATCGCCTCTGCCGTTCTGCTTTTGGTGGCCGTCCCGATCGCCATGGCCGCCGTGTACGGGCACTGGGAAGTCGTCAAGACCATTCGCCCTGAATATCAGCCGCTGTTCGTCGACCCGTATCGGCCGGAGTTCTATTACGCGGCGGTCATCGTGCTGTCGGCCGGGGTGCTGGCCGCATGGTTCGCGCTCTCCCGGCGTCGGCTCGGCTCCAGTGCCACCGCGGCGGGTCTGCTGTGCTGTCTGAGCGTGTTATCGGCGGTGTTCGCCGTGGCCGCACCGGCCGCCGCCCAGGTATTGGTGATACCGACTGTCGCTGCGGCGCTCGGCGTTTCGGCCACCTTCGTAATCCCGGACCGCTGGCGTCTGCCGGTACTGACGCTGTCGCTGATTCCGGCCGCGCTATTCCTGGGCGGCCTGTGGGCGGCGCTGCAAACCGGTATCACCGCGGCCCCTTTCCTGACCGCACCCACCATCATCCTGCTCGGCAGCCTGCTCACGCTGACCCTCACGCACACCTGGCCGGCCGAGCGCGGCTGGACCATCCCCGCCACCGCGGTGGTGCTGGCCGCCGCACTCACCGCGGCCGGTCTGGCCGTCGATCGCTCCGATGACCAGCACCCGCTGAATTCGCAACTCATCTACGCCTTGGACGCCGACAGCAACCAGGCCCGCTGGCTCTCGCGCGTTATGCCGGACCGCTGGACCGAACGCTTCGTCGACGACACCACGCCCGAACCCCGCTTCTCCGCACTGTGGTCCGACGCTGTCGCGAGCGGCCCTGCCATAGCCCAGGCGCTGCCGCCGCCGACAGTCGAAATCGACTCCGACACTGCCGATTCCGGTCGACGCACCCTCCGCCTTCGATTGCATTCACAACGCGCCGCGCCCAGCATTGCCCTGCGCTACTCCACCGTCCCGCACTCCCTGCGTGTCGCTGGGCGCGACGTAAACACCGTTCCCACCAAGGGAATTCAGTTCTATGCTCCGCCGGGCGAGGGCCTCGAGGTGGAGTTGACCGCACCCGCCGGGCCCCTCGAACTCACCGTGGTCGACTACAACTATCTCCCTGTCTCGGGCATCGAGCCCTACGGAACCCAGCCCGACGACGTCTACCTCCGCCAGGACAGCACCAGCGCTGTGTTCACCACCACCGCCCTCGGTTAA
- a CDS encoding esterase-like activity of phytase family protein, translating into MRSRGSLLLILACALSAAVAPSATAAPPVRLLGERVIPFAFDLRGTTVGGLSGIDALPGPDEYLLISDDRSALQPARYYTTRITLDDNGIGPIEFTGTRPLLGANGAPYPQNTVDPEEIRVDPWTGNYVWTQEGERSPNALLDPSVRVARPDGAFHAELPIPDNERMRPDSGPQRNGTLEAGSFAAGGTLFVTALEAPLLQDGPPPTATTGALTRITVQARTGQLLAQYAYPLDPMFTEGSGSNGITSILAVDPLDPAKFLVVERSFVEGAGNRIRLYETDLGTATNVLNAPLDHARPATKRLLADLNEFGLSTVDNIEGSTWGPRLPSGERTLLLVSDDNFNDEQVTQFIALALR; encoded by the coding sequence ATGCGAAGTCGTGGATCCCTGCTGCTGATTCTCGCGTGCGCGCTCAGCGCGGCAGTCGCGCCGTCCGCCACCGCCGCGCCGCCGGTGCGACTACTCGGCGAACGGGTCATCCCGTTCGCCTTCGATTTGCGCGGCACGACGGTGGGCGGGCTTTCCGGCATCGACGCCCTGCCGGGCCCCGATGAGTACCTGCTGATCAGCGACGACCGCTCGGCGCTGCAGCCCGCCCGCTACTACACCACGCGAATCACCTTGGACGACAACGGGATCGGACCGATCGAATTCACCGGTACGCGACCGTTGCTCGGCGCGAACGGCGCACCGTACCCGCAGAACACCGTCGATCCGGAGGAGATCCGGGTGGATCCGTGGACCGGAAACTATGTCTGGACGCAGGAGGGCGAGCGGTCGCCGAACGCGCTGCTGGATCCGTCGGTGCGAGTGGCGCGGCCCGACGGCGCCTTCCACGCCGAACTCCCCATCCCGGACAACGAACGGATGCGGCCGGATTCGGGCCCACAGCGCAACGGGACCTTGGAGGCCGGGAGTTTCGCCGCCGGCGGCACACTGTTCGTCACCGCGCTGGAAGCGCCGTTGCTCCAAGACGGCCCGCCGCCCACCGCCACGACGGGGGCGCTGACCCGGATCACCGTGCAGGCCCGCACCGGCCAGCTGCTCGCCCAGTACGCCTATCCCCTGGACCCGATGTTCACCGAAGGATCCGGGAGCAACGGAATCACGTCCATCCTCGCCGTCGATCCGCTGGATCCGGCGAAATTCCTTGTGGTGGAACGTAGTTTCGTCGAGGGCGCGGGCAACCGGATCCGGCTCTACGAAACCGATCTCGGTACCGCGACCAATGTGCTTAACGCGCCTCTGGACCATGCCCGTCCCGCCACCAAACGCCTGCTCGCCGACCTGAACGAGTTCGGTCTGAGCACCGTCGACAACATCGAGGGCAGCACCTGGGGCCCGCGCCTGCCCTCCGGTGAACGCACCCTGCTCCTGGTCAGCGACGACAACTTCAACGACGAACAGGTCACCCAGTTCATCGCGCTCGCTCTGCGCTGA
- a CDS encoding ATP-binding protein, translating to MGRPLWALSGHEEHGPEFDLETTAQWQIRDAVRTLLAPDTGVLVEDAVLVVDEMVANALEHGSAPWRCRLTVRADPARLRVEVDDSGPGEPRLRTPDVDGGRGLLVIDRLASSWGVSRYVRFKTVWAELPLDRPHLPPVTAAP from the coding sequence ATGGGGAGACCGCTGTGGGCGCTATCGGGCCACGAGGAACACGGACCTGAGTTCGACCTCGAGACGACAGCGCAATGGCAGATCCGGGATGCTGTGCGTACGCTGCTCGCCCCCGACACGGGCGTGCTGGTGGAGGACGCGGTGCTGGTGGTCGACGAAATGGTCGCCAACGCCCTGGAACACGGCAGTGCGCCGTGGCGTTGCCGGCTCACCGTGCGAGCCGACCCCGCGCGGCTGCGGGTCGAGGTCGACGACAGCGGGCCCGGCGAACCACGCCTGCGCACCCCGGATGTGGACGGCGGGCGCGGACTGCTCGTCATCGACCGCCTGGCCAGCTCCTGGGGTGTCAGCCGTTACGTCAGGTTCAAGACGGTGTGGGCGGAGCTACCGCTCGATCGCCCGCACCTCCCCCCGGTGACCGCCGCCCCTTAA
- a CDS encoding dihydrolipoyl dehydrogenase family protein: MSDVNNHTYDVIVVGAGPVGENVADRTSAAGLSTVIVESELVGGECSYWACEPSKALLRPALLYGEAVRFPGVEQAVTGPLDATAVLKHRNHTVNDWNDKGQVDWLDSAGITLVRGHGRLDGVKQVTVRTPDGETVRLQARHAVAVCTGTRAALPPLPGLDELRPWTSREATSAQEVPRRLAILGAGVVAVEMATAWRALGAEVTLIARDARLLGRVESFAAELVADRLRTAGVDLRFDSGITTAERAGGPVHLTLRDGTRIVVDEVLFATGRAPRTDDIGMETIGLASGDWLTTDDSFTVTAVEGEWLYAAGDVNHRALLTHQGKYQARIAGAVIAERAAGRTLDTAPWGRHTGTADLRAVPQVVFTDPEIAAVGLTTDDAARAGRKVDVVDYEIGWVAGAQQHDPNYRGQARVLIDPERRIIVGATFAGANVAELLHSATIAITGEVPLDRLWHAVPAFPTISEVWLRLLETYRDQHHPRSNPKS; encoded by the coding sequence ATGTCTGATGTGAATAACCACACCTACGACGTCATCGTCGTCGGGGCCGGACCGGTCGGCGAGAATGTCGCCGACCGCACCAGCGCCGCCGGGCTCAGTACCGTCATCGTCGAATCCGAATTGGTGGGCGGCGAATGTTCCTACTGGGCATGCGAACCCAGTAAAGCGCTGTTGCGGCCCGCCCTGCTGTACGGGGAGGCCGTGCGTTTTCCCGGTGTCGAGCAGGCCGTCACCGGACCACTCGACGCCACCGCGGTCCTGAAGCACCGCAACCACACGGTGAACGACTGGAACGACAAGGGACAGGTCGACTGGCTCGACTCCGCCGGCATCACGCTGGTGCGCGGCCACGGTCGACTCGACGGAGTCAAGCAGGTCACGGTCCGGACACCCGACGGCGAGACCGTGCGATTGCAAGCCCGGCACGCCGTCGCCGTCTGCACCGGCACCCGGGCCGCCCTGCCGCCACTGCCGGGACTGGACGAACTGCGACCGTGGACCAGCCGCGAAGCCACCAGCGCCCAGGAGGTGCCGCGCCGGCTCGCCATCCTGGGCGCGGGCGTGGTCGCCGTCGAAATGGCCACGGCCTGGCGAGCACTCGGCGCCGAGGTCACCCTCATCGCGCGGGACGCACGCCTGCTCGGCCGCGTCGAATCCTTCGCCGCCGAACTGGTCGCCGACCGGCTCCGAACCGCCGGCGTCGACCTGCGATTCGATTCGGGCATCACGACCGCCGAGCGAGCGGGCGGCCCCGTCCACCTGACGCTGCGGGACGGCACCCGGATCGTCGTAGACGAAGTGCTCTTCGCGACCGGACGCGCGCCCCGCACCGACGACATCGGCATGGAGACAATCGGTTTGGCCTCCGGCGACTGGCTCACCACCGACGACAGCTTCACTGTGACCGCCGTCGAAGGCGAATGGCTGTATGCCGCCGGAGACGTCAATCACCGTGCGCTCCTTACCCATCAGGGCAAATATCAGGCCCGAATCGCGGGCGCGGTCATCGCCGAGCGCGCCGCGGGCCGCACCCTGGACACAGCGCCGTGGGGCCGCCACACCGGCACAGCCGATCTCCGCGCCGTCCCGCAGGTCGTGTTCACCGACCCCGAGATCGCCGCCGTCGGCCTGACCACCGACGACGCGGCCCGAGCCGGCCGCAAGGTCGACGTAGTCGACTACGAGATCGGCTGGGTCGCCGGAGCCCAACAGCACGACCCGAACTACCGCGGCCAGGCCCGCGTCCTCATCGACCCCGAACGCCGCATCATCGTCGGCGCCACCTTCGCCGGAGCGAACGTCGCCGAACTGCTGCATTCAGCCACCATCGCCATCACCGGCGAAGTCCCCCTGGACCGCCTCTGGCACGCCGTACCCGCTTTCCCCACCATCAGCGAAGTGTGGCTGCGCCTACTCGAAACCTATCGAGATCAACACCATCCCCGGTCAAATCCGAAGTCCTAA
- a CDS encoding DNA alkylation repair protein, producing MPETTVAGVLAELAALEDPKIRAVNEKHGDDHGVNLGQLRAVAKRLKTQQDLARQLWATGDTAARLLATLICRPKAFERDELDAMIRAADTPKVHDWLVNYVVKKSPHAEKLRVAWLADPEPVVASAGWALTTERVAKRPEELDLDGLLDVIEAEMKDAPDRLQWAMNHCLAQIGISHPGYRARAVEIGERLEVLKDYPTPPNCTSPFAPVWIAEMVRRQG from the coding sequence GTGCCCGAGACGACGGTGGCCGGAGTGCTGGCCGAACTGGCCGCGCTGGAGGATCCGAAGATCCGCGCGGTGAACGAGAAGCACGGTGATGATCACGGCGTGAACCTCGGCCAGTTGCGAGCGGTCGCGAAGCGGTTGAAGACGCAGCAGGATCTCGCCCGTCAGCTATGGGCGACGGGGGACACCGCGGCCCGACTGCTGGCCACATTGATCTGCCGTCCGAAGGCTTTCGAGCGGGACGAGCTGGACGCGATGATCCGGGCGGCGGACACGCCCAAGGTGCACGACTGGCTGGTGAACTACGTGGTCAAGAAAAGCCCGCACGCCGAGAAACTGCGCGTGGCCTGGCTCGCCGATCCGGAACCGGTGGTGGCGAGCGCCGGCTGGGCGCTGACGACCGAACGCGTGGCGAAGCGACCCGAGGAACTTGATCTGGACGGCCTGCTCGACGTCATCGAGGCGGAGATGAAAGACGCTCCGGATCGCCTGCAATGGGCGATGAACCACTGCCTGGCGCAGATCGGGATCTCGCATCCCGGCTACCGTGCCCGTGCCGTCGAGATCGGGGAGCGGCTCGAGGTGCTGAAGGACTACCCGACGCCGCCGAACTGTACGTCTCCGTTCGCCCCGGTCTGGATCGCCGAGATGGTCCGCCGACAGGGCTGA
- a CDS encoding anti-sigma factor antagonist (This anti-anti-sigma factor, or anti-sigma factor antagonist, belongs to a family that includes characterized members SpoIIAA, RsbV, RsfA, and RsfB.): MSELEQEPAAPTFRVEHRMVGDAAVVAVYGEIDGETAELLAAAVREGLQRTRVPFCVLDLTDVDYLGGAGLKALAASNGEAENRREPLRVVVDSNRPVIRPIEITGLEEVLALYHSVEEALAG; this comes from the coding sequence GTGAGTGAACTCGAGCAGGAGCCGGCCGCGCCTACGTTCCGGGTGGAGCATCGGATGGTCGGCGATGCCGCTGTGGTCGCGGTCTACGGTGAGATCGATGGGGAGACGGCGGAGCTGCTGGCGGCGGCGGTGCGGGAGGGTTTGCAGCGCACCCGGGTTCCGTTCTGTGTCCTCGATCTGACCGATGTCGACTATCTCGGCGGCGCGGGTTTGAAGGCGCTCGCCGCGTCCAATGGGGAGGCCGAAAACCGCCGGGAGCCACTGCGTGTCGTCGTCGACTCGAACCGGCCGGTGATCCGCCCCATCGAGATCACGGGTCTCGAGGAGGTTTTGGCGCTGTATCACAGCGTCGAGGAAGCTTTGGCCGGTTAA
- a CDS encoding FAD-dependent oxidoreductase has protein sequence MSNRTPNTAPTIAIAGAGLSGLCLAQSLVTAGFDVRVYERDPSPHARRQGYRITADEYGIGALRRCLPPHLFELYLATAGDTRAGGHFRFLNQRMQEIFSFAFEGDPTGADLTKPRQSDRQTLRALLLDGLEDRVHFGKAARRVDVDADGATLHFDDGTSARADLVVGADGTNSPLREQLLPGHAPEPSGMTAIYGCSPLVSGGETLLPPALLDSGVLSVGAPGSAFFCTTMSFKEAPAAAFARLAPAQRPPVANDYVMWAIILPDSEFPSDAQLGSAALYRRAADASRDFHPLLRRLVEAADIDCTLAVPLRAGIRPTRWSVSRVTLMGDAVHTMPPFGAHGGNTALRDAALLGEKLCTARENGASLESAVEAYQREMLAYSFDEVEAAKKMMTRFTTRNPILRWGMTRVAPWVHSLRGKSLDLRADRPVRTGAD, from the coding sequence ATGTCGAATCGAACACCGAACACTGCACCGACCATCGCGATCGCCGGAGCGGGACTGAGCGGGCTGTGCCTGGCGCAGTCGCTCGTCACCGCCGGGTTCGACGTGCGGGTCTACGAGCGGGACCCATCGCCGCACGCCCGCCGCCAGGGCTACCGCATCACCGCCGACGAGTACGGCATCGGCGCGTTGCGGCGCTGCCTGCCCCCGCATCTGTTCGAGCTGTACCTGGCCACCGCGGGCGACACCCGCGCGGGCGGCCACTTCCGCTTCCTCAATCAGCGCATGCAAGAAATCTTCAGCTTCGCCTTCGAGGGGGACCCGACCGGTGCGGATCTGACCAAACCGCGTCAATCCGACCGGCAAACGCTGCGCGCTCTGCTGCTCGACGGACTCGAAGACCGGGTGCATTTCGGCAAGGCCGCCCGCCGAGTCGATGTCGACGCGGACGGTGCGACCCTGCATTTCGATGACGGCACTTCGGCCCGAGCGGATCTGGTAGTCGGGGCCGATGGCACGAATTCGCCACTACGCGAACAACTCTTGCCCGGCCACGCGCCCGAGCCCTCGGGTATGACGGCGATCTACGGGTGTTCCCCGCTGGTTTCAGGCGGCGAAACCCTCTTGCCTCCAGCGCTTCTCGACAGTGGTGTGCTTTCTGTGGGTGCTCCGGGGTCGGCGTTCTTCTGCACCACGATGTCGTTCAAGGAAGCACCCGCCGCGGCGTTCGCCCGGCTCGCTCCCGCGCAGCGGCCACCCGTCGCGAACGACTACGTCATGTGGGCGATCATTCTCCCTGACAGTGAGTTTCCCTCCGATGCGCAGCTCGGCAGCGCGGCCCTGTACCGCCGCGCCGCGGATGCGTCCCGTGATTTCCACCCGCTCCTTCGGCGCTTGGTCGAAGCCGCCGATATCGACTGCACACTGGCGGTTCCCCTGCGTGCCGGGATCCGGCCCACTCGCTGGTCCGTCTCCCGCGTCACGCTCATGGGCGACGCCGTCCACACCATGCCGCCGTTCGGCGCCCACGGCGGCAACACCGCGCTGCGCGACGCCGCTTTGCTCGGTGAAAAGTTGTGCACCGCAAGAGAAAACGGTGCTTCACTCGAATCGGCCGTCGAGGCCTATCAGCGGGAAATGCTCGCGTACTCTTTCGACGAAGTCGAAGCCGCGAAGAAGATGATGACACGTTTCACCACCCGCAACCCGATCCTGCGCTGGGGGATGACGCGCGTGGCGCCCTGGGTGCACTCGTTGCGCGGCAAGTCACTGGACCTCCGTGCTGATCGCCCGGTGCGCACCGGCGCGGATTAG
- a CDS encoding oleate hydratase, giving the protein MYYSSGNYEAFARPRKPEGVDDKTAWFVGAGLASMSGAAFLIRDGRMSGDKITIFEELKLPGGALDGIKEPEKGFVIRGGREMENHFECLWDLFRSIPSMEIDDASVLDEFYWLNKDDPNFSLQRATVNRGQDAHTDGLFTLGDRGQKDIVKVFLASREEMENKRIDEVFSKDFLESNFWMYWRTMFAFEEWHSALEMKLYLHRFIHHIGGLPDFSALKFTKYNQYESLVLPLYRWLLDQGVTFRFDTTVTDVDFDLSAGRKRATRLHWVSEGVEGGVDLGADDLLFITIGSLTENSDEGDHHTPARLNEGPAPAWDLWRRIAPKDKAFGRPEVFAGDIAKTKWESATVTTLDERIPRYIQKICKRDPFSGKVVTGGIVTVRDSKWLMSWTVNRQPHFKQQPEDQIVVWVYSLFVDVPGDFVKKPMQECTGAEITQEWLYHLGVPEAEIPELAANAAKCVPCMMPYITAFFMPRQAGDRPDVVPKGATNFAFIGQFAETTRDCIFTTEYSVRTGMEAAYQLLGIERGVPEVFNSTYDVRKLLAATSKLRDGKEIRLPGPSVVRKRLLAKLDSSEIGEMLKEYDLIAEE; this is encoded by the coding sequence ATGTACTACAGCAGTGGCAACTACGAGGCTTTCGCGAGACCGCGCAAACCCGAGGGGGTCGACGACAAGACGGCCTGGTTCGTGGGGGCCGGCCTGGCCTCGATGTCGGGGGCGGCGTTCCTGATCCGGGACGGTCGGATGTCCGGTGACAAGATCACCATCTTCGAAGAGCTGAAACTGCCGGGCGGGGCGCTCGACGGGATCAAAGAGCCGGAGAAAGGGTTCGTGATCCGGGGCGGGCGCGAGATGGAGAACCATTTCGAGTGCCTGTGGGATCTCTTCCGCTCGATTCCCTCGATGGAGATCGACGACGCCAGCGTGCTCGACGAGTTCTATTGGCTGAACAAGGACGACCCCAACTTCTCCCTGCAGCGCGCCACCGTGAATCGCGGGCAGGACGCGCACACCGACGGCCTGTTCACCCTCGGCGACCGGGGCCAGAAGGACATCGTCAAGGTGTTCCTGGCCAGTCGCGAGGAGATGGAGAACAAGCGGATCGACGAGGTGTTCTCGAAAGACTTCCTGGAGAGCAACTTCTGGATGTACTGGCGCACAATGTTCGCCTTCGAGGAGTGGCACAGCGCGCTGGAGATGAAGCTGTATCTACACCGGTTCATCCACCACATCGGCGGCCTACCGGATTTCTCGGCGCTCAAATTCACCAAATACAACCAGTACGAATCGCTGGTGCTGCCGCTGTATCGCTGGCTGCTCGACCAGGGCGTCACGTTCAGATTCGACACGACGGTCACCGATGTCGACTTCGACCTGAGCGCCGGACGCAAGCGGGCGACGCGCCTGCACTGGGTCTCCGAGGGTGTCGAGGGCGGGGTCGATCTGGGCGCGGATGATCTGCTGTTCATCACCATCGGCTCGCTGACCGAGAATTCCGACGAAGGTGATCACCACACTCCGGCCCGGCTGAATGAAGGCCCCGCGCCCGCCTGGGATCTGTGGAGGCGAATCGCGCCCAAGGATAAGGCTTTCGGCCGTCCGGAGGTCTTCGCCGGGGATATCGCCAAGACCAAGTGGGAGTCGGCGACCGTCACGACGCTCGACGAGCGCATACCGCGCTATATCCAGAAGATCTGCAAACGCGACCCGTTCAGCGGCAAGGTCGTCACCGGTGGCATCGTGACCGTCCGGGACTCGAAATGGCTGATGAGCTGGACGGTCAATCGGCAGCCGCATTTCAAACAGCAGCCCGAGGATCAGATCGTGGTGTGGGTGTATTCGCTGTTCGTGGACGTGCCCGGTGACTTCGTGAAAAAGCCGATGCAGGAATGCACCGGCGCGGAGATCACGCAGGAGTGGCTGTACCACCTGGGGGTTCCGGAGGCGGAGATTCCGGAGCTCGCCGCGAACGCCGCCAAGTGCGTGCCGTGCATGATGCCCTATATCACCGCGTTCTTCATGCCCCGCCAAGCCGGTGACCGGCCGGACGTGGTGCCCAAGGGTGCGACGAACTTCGCGTTCATCGGTCAGTTCGCCGAGACCACCCGCGATTGCATCTTCACCACCGAATACTCCGTCCGCACCGGTATGGAGGCGGCTTACCAGCTGCTCGGTATCGAACGAGGGGTGCCGGAGGTCTTCAACTCGACCTATGACGTCCGCAAGCTACTGGCGGCGACCAGCAAGCTGCGCGACGGCAAGGAGATACGGCTGCCGGGACCGAGCGTGGTGCGCAAGAGGCTGCTGGCGAAGCTCGACTCCTCGGAGATCGGCGAGATGTTGAAGGAATACGACTTGATCGCGGAGGAGTAA
- a CDS encoding VOC family protein — translation MKIEQITPKLVVEGADEAIRYYGEVFGAVVRERHGGAGRVVFAELELAGGVVFQVKDADAVDSAPGVGAGVLLSVVVDDPDGLAGRMVEGGGVVVFGVADQEYGIRQGRVRDPFGHEWIVGGPLGGA, via the coding sequence ATGAAGATTGAGCAGATTACGCCGAAGCTGGTTGTCGAGGGTGCGGACGAGGCTATTCGTTATTACGGGGAGGTGTTCGGGGCCGTGGTGCGGGAGCGGCACGGTGGGGCGGGGCGGGTGGTGTTCGCGGAGTTGGAGTTGGCGGGTGGGGTGGTTTTTCAGGTTAAGGATGCCGATGCGGTGGATAGCGCTCCGGGGGTGGGCGCTGGAGTGTTGTTGAGTGTGGTGGTCGATGATCCGGATGGGCTGGCTGGGCGGATGGTCGAGGGTGGGGGTGTGGTGGTGTTCGGGGTGGCGGACCAGGAGTATGGGATTCGGCAGGGGAGGGTGCGGGATCCGTTCGGGCACGAGTGGATCGTCGGTGGGCCGCTAGGTGGGGCGTGA